In Rhodopirellula sp. P2, the DNA window GCGAGGATGTCTCGTTGGCAGGTGATCTTCATCGGAGCGATTGAAAAAAGAGACAGGGCAGGAACGCCGACAACTGCCGGCCGAGCCCCGCATGCTTCGCGGCAAACACGTTGCTCAGGGCGGTCCAAGTTGTAACGCGATCGCTTCGGATTGGCATCCCCTGAAAGCTCCGCTGGTGAGCTCGAGACGGACACGGCCTGAAACCGGATGTGAGCTGGGGCGATTCTTCCCAGGAGGTTTGCTATCAAATAGTACTAATAGATTTACCGTCGTCGTCGTAATGCGTGGACAGGGAATGTCTGAAAGCGTTGTTTGAAACTCATTTGAGACGGCAAAACACGTTGAAAACGACACTTTGACGGCTGTGGATAACCTGTCTTTTGAATGTCTTAAAACTGTCTGAAGTTGGACCGACTTCGAACACACCTGGACAGCGGCTTGCCGAAGATGGTCAGAAGTCAGACATTTTTAGACAGACTTCAGACAGTGAAATGACAGGTTATCCACAGGCGTTTTAGGGGTGAAAACGAGGGTTCATGAGCACCAAAAAAGAATCTGAAAACGATCCAAAAAAGTTCGTTTCAAAGGCTCTGGATGACCCTCGTCTGACCGTTTTGTGGTCGACGGTCCAGTCAGTGGAGCAGGCTGAGGCGATCGCCAAGGGGCTGCTGCAGGAGCGTTTGGCAGCCTGTGTGCAGATCGATTCCCCGATCATCAGCCACTACGTTTGGGAGGGTCGGTCGTGTTCAGAAAAAGAGTTCCGCGTGGTCATCAAAACCACCCACCAACGAACCGATCAAGTGATCGCTTGGTTGGCCCAGAACCATCCCTACGACGAGCCTCAGATCATCGCGTTGCCAGTTGAGAAAGCGTCGCTGGGATACGCTCGATGGGTCGCCGAATCGACGTCCAAGTAGTCGCTCGCGGGCTGCGTCGGAAGGCTGGGGCGACAGATTTTGGGGGCATCTTCCGGTGGAACCGACGGGTGATGGCGGCGCAGAAAAAGCCCTCCCGAGCTCTGAGGTCGGGCTGTTTTATTTCACCCTCCCTCTGGGAGGGTCGGCCCGCTTCGGGCCGGGGAGGGTTACGCGCTGGTGCCGATGCTCGACCCTCCCCTCGCTTCGCTCGACCCTCCCAGGGGGAGGGAGATGATCAACGCTTGGCAACACAGCACTTCAAAACGGCACGACCTCGCTCGATGGAGGGCTGGAAGGGCAGCGTGAATGAGCCGAAGTTAGCCGCTCAGGTCACTTCGTATCGCCGATTTGGATGGCGTCGATGGAGGAGAATTTGCCTTCCTCCATGTTGGCTCCACCCAGCATCACCAACCGGTCCTCCGCGATCGGCAACATCCGGTGAAAGAACCGGGCCGGTTCGACTTGGGCGACCGTTTCCCAGGCTTGTCCCTCGGCAGCCAAGCGGTGGACAAAACCATCCAGGGTGGTGACGTACAGACGACCGCCGGCCGCGAAAGCGGAAGAACCAAAACCGGCCATTCCGGATCCGGGCAGCGATGGTGCCAGCGACCAAGTTTTGGCCGACGGGTCGTAGACATCGACCCGGGTGGTCGGGCCGCCTTCGGATCGCATGCCACCGACGACGAACAGTTTGCCGTCGTGAGCAGCGACGCTGATCGCTCGTCGTTGGAAGGGTGGCGTTGCGACGGGTTGCCATCCCGAATCGGGGTGGGCCAGATCCAGCGACCAAGCCGTTGGATGCCAGGTGCTGTCTTCGCTCTCGCCATTCAGGCTCCAACCGCCGAAGACGTAAACGGTGTCCCCGAGAACCGCCGCGTCCAACGAGGATCGACCTTCGGGCAGAGCGGGAAGATCGGCCCAGGATTTCGTCTTGGGATCAAAGCTGGCCACCGCGGATTGCGATCGCAGGTCGTGTTCTTCGCCAATGTCGTTGACGGCGGTGAAGCCGCCGATTCGAACCAGTCGGTCACCATGAGCGACCAAAGCCAAACCTTGCAGGCGAGGACCAGTCGCAATCGTTTCCCATTTCGCTTTCGGGTCAGTTGTGTCCAGAGCCCACAGGCGATTGGATTGTTCTTCGGTCGAATACGAATGAGCGCTGCCGGTGTGCCCGCCGTAGGCGTAAAGGGTTCCATTCAAGAACGCGGCCCCGAAACTGGTCAGCTCCTCGGGCAGATC includes these proteins:
- the cutA gene encoding divalent-cation tolerance protein CutA, whose protein sequence is MSTKKESENDPKKFVSKALDDPRLTVLWSTVQSVEQAEAIAKGLLQERLAACVQIDSPIISHYVWEGRSCSEKEFRVVIKTTHQRTDQVIAWLAQNHPYDEPQIIALPVEKASLGYARWVAESTSK
- a CDS encoding kelch repeat-containing protein; translation: MKISKRRQLLALALVLGGTSSASAHFPWLASDSKGHAVMWFGESTDDRTYPMPEAVQQIQLHSTNASAAGKTIEMKPVETDDLVGIQSPQPIPTGDEIAGSVTYGLYHGMKLTYHVEHLPQEDAKAWPTDPRPGAALQTVITAAKNGDIEVQLLRDGQPLPATEVKLFCEDGHEAGTETTNSNGRVSFSSEIIEPGLNSVMAGITDKDAKGELAGEEYSSTADYLTASFRISSDTAQPKKQPESPQVIAGSNVSIEPSGLADLPEELTSFGAAFLNGTLYAYGGHTGSAHSYSTEEQSNRLWALDTTDPKAKWETIATGPRLQGLALVAHGDRLVRIGGFTAVNDIGEEHDLRSQSAVASFDPKTKSWADLPALPEGRSSLDAAVLGDTVYVFGGWSLNGESEDSTWHPTAWSLDLAHPDSGWQPVATPPFQRRAISVAAHDGKLFVVGGMRSEGGPTTRVDVYDPSAKTWSLAPSLPGSGMAGFGSSAFAAGGRLYVTTLDGFVHRLAAEGQAWETVAQVEPARFFHRMLPIAEDRLVMLGGANMEEGKFSSIDAIQIGDTK